The DNA segment CGTCGAATTCAAGGAGCGCCTCGCGAAGGACGTCCACCTCGTGGAGGGCCGGATGGAGAGCCTGGCCGCGCAACTGCGCCACCGGGTGCTGTCGGGCGACGGCGAGGCGACGTACGTCGTCGGCGTCACCGACGACGGCGGCATCGCGGGCATCAGCCACGACGCGTTCTCCGAGTCGATGGACGTGCTGAGCCTGCTCGCCGAGGAGGCGGGTGCCCACATCGAGGACGTACAGACGTGGGGCATCGACGCCGACGGCAACGCCAGCAGGAGCGGCGACGCCAAGGGACTCGTCGGCGTCGCCACGATTCGCGAAGGCGCCATGCTCGACACCGACAGCGACCACATCGTCGTCGGGACGGCGGGCCACGTCGACCACGGCAAGTCGACGCTGGTCGGGTCGCTGGTCACCGGCCAACCCGACGACGGCGAGGGCGGCACCCGCGGCTACCTCGACGTCCAGCCCCACGAGGTCGAACGGGGCCTCTCGGCCGACCTCTCCTACGCCGTCTACGGCTTCGACGACGACGGTCCGGTCCGGATGGACAACCCCCACCGCAAGACCGACCGCGCTCGCGTGGTCGAGGAGTCCGAGCGCCTCGTCTCGTTCGTCGACACCGTCGGCCATGAACCGTGGCTCCGGACGACGATTCGCGGCCTGGTCGGCCAGAAACTCGACTACGGCCTGCTCACCGTGGCGGCCGACGACGGCCCGACGAAGACGACTCGCGAGCACCTCGGCGTGCTGCTGGCGACCGAACTGCCGACCATCGTCGCCATCACGAAGGTCGACGCGGTGACCGACGAGCGCGCCCTGGAGGTCGAGCGCGAGGTCGAGCGACTCCTGCGGGACGTGGGCAAGACGCCCCTGCGCGTCGAGCGCCACGGCGTCGAGGCCGCCCTGGAGGAGATCGGCGAGAACGTCGTCCCGGTGCTGACGACCAGCGCGGTCACGATGGACGGCCTCGACGAACTCGACGAACTGTTCGAGCGCCTGCCGAAGACGACCGCCGACAGCGGCCCGTTCCGGATGTACATCGACCGGACCTACTCGGTGACCGGCGTCGGCGCGGTCGCCTCGGGCACCATCATGTCCGGCGAGGTCAAGGCCGGCGACGAACTGCTCGTGGGACCGATGGCCGACGGCGCGTTCCGCGAGGTGGAGGTCCGCTCCATCGAGATGCACTACCACCGCGTCGACCAGGCGAAGGCGGGTCGCATCGTCGGCATCGCGCTGAAGGGCGTCCGGGAGGCCGACATCGAGCGCGGGATGGTGCTGTTACCGGCCGACTCCGACCCGGAACCGGTCCGGGAGTTCGAGGCCGAGGTCGTCGTGCTCAACCACCCGACCCGCATCGGCGACGGCTACGAACCGGTCGTCCACCTCGAAACCGTGAGCGAGGCTGCCGAGTTCCACCCGCAGGGCGGCCAACTCCTGCCGGGCGACTCGGGCAAGACCCGCGTGCGATTCAAGTTCCGGTCGTACCTCGTCGAGGAGGGCCAGAAGTTCGTCTTCCGCGAGGGCCAGAGCAAGGGCGTCGGCACCGTGACCGACGTGAACCCGTGAACTAATCCTCTCGTCGGGCGGATACGTCCATGAACCGACCGCGCGCGGTCGACCTCGCCGCGAAACTGCTGGCCGCCGTCCTGTTCGCCCTGAGCCTCGCCGCCCTGGCGTTCGCGGTTCGGGGTGGGACGACCGACGAACTCGTCACTGCCCTGTTGGGTACCTACCTGACGGGCGCGCTCGCGGTCGGCGTCTTCCGCGACCTGACCGACACCCGCGGCTGGCGAATCGCGTTCTTCTCCGGCGTGACCGTCTGGGCGGGCTACGACTACGCCACCGGCGGCGACGCGTTCGCGCTCGTACTGCTCGTCGTCGGGGTCGCGATGGTCGCGGCGGCCGCGTTCGGCGTCGAGTAGCTGCTACTCCGACGCCGCCAGCCACGGTCGGTCGGCGAGCGCCGCCAGCGATTCGAACGCGAAATGGGGTTCGGGGTCGGGTTCGACGTCCGCTTCGGCGGGGTACCACACCGACCGGAGGCCGGCGGCGTGGGCGCCCGCGACGTCCGCCGACAGCGAGTTTCCGACGAAGACGGCGCGCTCGGGCCGCGACCCCAGCGCGTCGAGCGCGACCTCGAACGGTTCGGGGTCGGGCTTGGCGGCGGTGTCGTAGCCGGCGAACACGGCCGTCTCGAAGCGGTCGGCGAGGCCGCTGGCCTCCAGTTTCGCCGTCTGGGCGTCCGGCGGACCGTTGGTAATCACGCCGAGGGCGTGGTCGGCCGCCAGCGACTCGACGACATCGGCCGCGCCCGGGAGTGTACGAACGCGCGAGTGGTCGCGCTCCTCGCGGTAGGCCGCCGCGACCGCGCGGGCGTCCTCCGGGTCGCGGCCGCACTCCTCGGCGATGGCGGCGAAGCAGTTCGCCCGACCTTCGGTGATGGAGACGCCGGGGCCCATGTGGTCGTCGAAGCGGTCGAGGTACGCCTGGAACTCGAAGAAGGGGTCGACGCCGGCCGCCTCGAACGACCGGGCGAGCAGTTCCCCGGCGGGTCGCTCGTACTCCACGAGCGTCCCGTCGAGGTCGAAGAGCACGGCGTCGACGGAGCGGTCGGCGTCCGTGGCGGCGTGTACGTCGATGGAGGAACGGGCGTCCGACGTGGCGTCGGTCGAGGCGTCGGTAGGTGCGGGCATGCGGTCGTTGTTCGAGAGTAGGGTCGTCGGCGTGATAAGTCGTTTGCGGGTGTGCGGGGCCGGGTCAGTCAAATCTGGTAGAGCCGCGTCGTCCAGAACTGCCGGGAGGCATCCGCCAGCGCTTCGCGGGGCTTGCCGGTCGCGTCGACGGGCGCGGTCGCGTCGGCGGCGTCCGAGAACTCCCGGAGGAGCGTCTTCTCGCCGACCACGTACACGCGGTCGGCGTCGACCGCCGCGATGGCGTCCTCGCACTTCTCGAGGTGTTCGTCTATCTGGGCGTCCCGACGGCGCTCGAACCGGCCCTGCGAGAAACCCCCCTTCGAGTGGTCGCCCTTCACGTCGCTCTCGAAGCCCCGGAAGTCGACGCGCTCGTCGCCCTCGTAGACCCCGAGGGCGAACAGGTCCGAGCGAACGAGCGCCAGCGCGAACTCGCCGACGGGGCGGAACCACGACCGGTCGAGGTCGAACCCCTCGCCCCACTCGGCGAACGGGTCGGGCGCGACCGGCGGGGTCAGCGCGGCGGCGACGAGGCCGGCGTCGTCGGTCACGGCGAGGCAGGGCGCGGCCCGGGCCACTAGGTGGGCGTGGTCGCCGAACGCCGACTCGACCGCTTCGGGGAGGTCGGCGCCGTCGTCGACCATCGCGGTCAGCGCCCCCTCGCGGCCGGCTTCGACCGAGTCGAGGCGGTCCAGCACCGAGTCGAGTCTGTCGCCTCGCACCGTCTCGACGCCCCGGAAGTCGAGGTCGGCTTCGTCGCGTTCCGAGCGCTCGACCCTGTCTTCGAGTTCCGCGATGCGGTCCTCCAGCCGGTTGACCCGCTCTTCGGCCTCCTGGCGCGCGGTGGCGGCCTCCGCGCGGCGGTCCTCCTCGGCGTCGAGTTGGCGTTCGAGGTGGCGTCTCTCCTCTTCGAGTTCCGCGATTCGGTCTTTCAGTTCCGAGCGCCCGAGCAACTCGTCCAGCATTCGGCCCGAAGAGCGTGCGCGGGCGCCTTGTAGCTTCCGTCGGGAACGCGCCGGATTCCGGCGAACCCTCGCACAGAGAATATATAGAATAGGGCGGTAAATATATACTTTCGGCGGTGCCTTTAAGCCCGCGAGTCGGCTAGCCTCGACCGAGAAATGACCACAGAGGGAAGCGGAGTCTACCACCGCCCCGACGCCGTATCGCAGGGCGACGCGTCCGAAACCGACGCGTTCGCCCGGCCCGTCATGCTCGCCCGGTTCGCCCGACCGCGGACCGAGACGCCGACGACGCTCGCCGTCTTCTCGGACCCGCACCTCTCCACTGGAAAGGAGGGAACCTGGAAGGTCTTCCACCGGACCGAGGCCCGCCTCCGGGCCGCCGTCGCCGACGCCAACGACCGCGACGTGGACGGCGTCGTGATCGCGGGGGACCTGACCGAGGACGGCCGACCCGCCGACTTCGACGGCGTGGCCGACGTGCTGGCGGACCTCCGCGCGCCGTTCGCGGCGGTGCCGGGCAACCACGACGTCCCGAAGCGGTTCAAGGACCACGACACGCCGCCGGTCGCCGAGTTCGCCGAGCGGTTCGCGCCCGGAGAGTTCCCCTTCCGCGCGACGTTCGGCGGCGTGGACGTGCTGGGGTTGAACTCGGCGTCGGCCCCCGACGGGGAACTGGCGGCCACCCACGACGGCGCCGTCTCCGACGACCAACTCGCGTGGCTCGAATCGACCCTCCCGGAAACCGACGCCGCGCTCGTGGTTTCCCACCACAACCCGCCGGGGCTCGACGCCTGCGTCGGCGAGGAGGGGTACGCACCCCACCCGCCGGTCGGCGACGCGACCGCGTTCGTCGACGCCCTCGCAGACCACGACGCCCTCCACCTCTCGGGACACGTCCACCTGCCCGCCGCCATCACCGGCGACGTACGGGGACTCGTCTGCCCCGCGCTCTCGTCGTTCCCGCAGGCGTACGTCCTTCTGGAGGTCGGTCCCGAGGGGACGACGGTCCGGATGGTGCCGGTGGCCGACGACGAGGGCGTCGGCGAGGCCCGCGACCTTGCACAGCGGCACTCCGACCGGAGCGCCGACATCTGCGGGATGGTCGAAGCGCAGCTTTCGGACCTGCCGCTGGTGGACGAGCGGTAAGCGGTCGCGGCACGGGGCCGGACGAGCGGGGTCGAACGAGCGGCCCCGGTCGTGAGTACCGCCGATTAGAAGTTTCTCCTCGTTCGAAACCCGTGCTAGCCGCTCGGCTCTCGAATCGTCTCCTTCGAAAATTGTGTCCCGAGAAAAACCGAGGTATCGTGGGCGCGTCTCGGCGCTCAGTCGGCGGCGACAGGCGTTCGACGGCCGGCCATCGCCAGCACGTCGTCGAAGAACTCGAGCGTGTCGTTCGGGCCGGGGTTGGCCTCGGGGTGGTACTGGCGGGTGATGACGTCGAGGTCGTCGCTCTCCAGACCCTCGGCGGTGTCGTCGTTGACGTTGACCTGGGTCACGTCGAGTTCGGGGCCGGGTTCGGCGACCGTGTAGCCGTGGTTCTGGGTGGTCATGACGACCTTGTTCGACCGGAGGTCCCGAACCGGCTGGTTGACGCCGCGGTGGCCGAAGGCCATCTTCTCGGTGGTGCCGCCCAGTGCGCGGGCGACGATCTGCTGGCCGAGGCAGATGCCGGCCAGCGGGACTTCGCCGACGAACTCCGAGACGAGTGTCTCGGCCGCCTCGAAGTTGGCGGGGTCGCCCGGCCCGTTCGAGACGAACAGCACGTCGGGGTCGAGGGCGGCGACGTCGGCGACGTCGGCGTCGTAAGGCAGGACGTGGACCGCGGCGTCGCGCTCGACCAGCGAGGCGACGATGCTGTCCTTCGCGCCGCAGTCGATCAGCGCGACGTCGGTTTCGCCCTCAGGGTTGTACGTCTTCGGCTCGGAGACGCTGACCTGCGCGCCGATGTCGGTGTGGTCGCTCATGCCCGGACAGTCGGCGAGCGCGGCCTTCGCATCCTCGGGGGTCGCGTCGGGGCCGGCGGCGATACCGCACTTCATCGCGCCGCCCTCTCGAACCTGGCCCACGAGGTCGCGGGTGTCCAGGTGGTCGACCGCGGGGACGCCCTCGGATTCGAGCCACTCGGCCACGTCGTCGGTGAGTTCGCGCGCGACGACGGCGCGGGGGTGGACGCGCTCGCTCTCGAATCGCTCGGCTCGGACGCCGTAGTTCCCGATGAGCGGGTACGAGAAGGTGAGTATCTGCTCCTCGTAGGAGGGGTCGGTCAGGCTCTCCTCGTAGCCCGTATAGGCGGTCGTAAATACCAGTTCTCCGCGGGCCGTACCCGGTGCGCGACAGCGAGCTTCTACGACGCTGCCGCCTTCGAGTGCCACGTATGCGCCCGGCATTACGAGATTCATATGGGAACCGGGACAATAAACCTTGCTTTCGAAGCGAAGTTACGAATTTCGTAATCATCAAGTGGCCCCCACGTCTACCTTCGCATCTCAATGGACGAACTGGACCGCCGAATACTGTCCATCCTCCGCCGAGACGCCCGAAAACCCTACACGGAGATCGCCGAGACGGTCGGCACCTCCGAGGGGACCGTCCGCAACCGCGTCGAGCGCATGACCGGCGACGGCGTCATCGAACGGTTCACGGTCGCCACCCGGACCGGCAACGTCAAGGCGATGATCGAACTCGACGTGGCCGTCGACGTCAACACCTCCGACCTCGGCGAACAGGTCGCCGAGTGGGAGCCGGTGGACTTCGTCTGGCAGGTTTCCGGCGAGGAGGACATCGTGCTGGTCGTCGACGCCGCCGACACCCAGAGCGTCAACGAACTCATCACGCGCGCACGCGAACTCCCGGAGGTCGTCAACACGAAGACCAGGCTGATCCTCGACGAGAAGTTGGGGTGAGGGGACGTTCGCCGAACTGGGGCCATCGACGCCGGTCGCCGACGCGTGGCGTCGGCGACCGGCGTCCCCGCGCGTCACTCAGCCGTCGACCTGCCCGGGTTCGGGCGGTTCGCCCGCACCCGGGGAGTCGAGCCACTCGGGTCGCTGGAGGTAGCCTTTGTCCTCGTGAATCTGCCGGTAGAACCGCCGGAGCAGTCGGTTGAACGCGCCGCGGTGGACCCGCGGTTCGACTCGGCCGTCCCGGATGGCGGCCGCGACGCTCTCGGGGGTGAGTTCGTCGGCGTCGATGGCGGTGTAGGCCCGGCCGACCTCGACGGGGTAGTGAGCGTCGCTCCCGCCGACCAGCGGCAGGTCCTGGTCCTCGGCCAGTTCGCGCACCCACTGCTCGGTCCGGGGGTGTTTGCCGTTGACCTCGATGGCGTCGAAGTCGACGTCGACGTTCTTGACCGTGCTGTTGCGGTACGGGTGGGCCACCACGGCCGCACAGCCGCGGTCGTGGGCCAACTCGACGGTCTCCTCGGGCGAGAGCTCGCCCGGTTCGGTCCGCCGGGGCGGGTCGGGGCCGATGACGAGGACGTGGCCGTGGGTCGTCGACACCTCGACGCCGGGAATCGTCCCCGCGAACGGGCCGGTCGGCCCGCCGAGGTCGAAGGACCGGTAGTAGTCGTGATTCGTCAGCGCGACCGCATCCAGATTCCGCAACCGGGCGACCCCCGCGAGCAGTCGCACGCCGACCAGGTCGAAGTACTCCGCCGCCCGCTCGTGGCCGTGGAAGAACCGCGTGTGCGAATGTAGGTCGACGGCGTACACGCGAGGGAAAACGAGCCGGTAGACCTTTGTCTTTCTGCCCCAAAACGTTCAACATAATGACCGTCGACGGGGTCGGCTCGACGGGTGATTTGGCATCGACCGACGACGTCCACTACGACCGTGTCGTCGTCCTCAACCCCGTCAGCGGTAACGGCGGTCACCGCGACCGGGTCCGGAACCTCGCCGACGAGTTCGGCTACACGGTCCTGGAGACGCGCTCGCCCGGCGAGGCGGTCGAGTTCGGCCGCCTCCTCGGGCAGGCCGGAATCGACCTCGTGGCGGCCGCTGGCGGCGACGGAACCCTCAACGAGGTCGCCCGCGGTCTCGACGCCGCCGACGCGCTCGGGGAGGCGACGTTCGGCGTCGTGCCGACCGGGACGGGCAACAACCTCGCCGGCAACGTCGGCGTCCGGGACATCGAACACGCCTTCGAGGTGCTGGAGAGCGGCGAACGCCGCCGCATCGACGTGGGGACCGGCGACAGTCGACTCTTCCTGAACTCCTGCGTCGCGGGACTGACCGCCGACGCCAGCGCCTCGACCACACCGGAGATGAAAGAGCGACTGGGCGTGCTGGCCTACGTCGTCTGCGGCCTGCGGGCGGTGACGGAGTTCGACGCGCTCCCGCTCTGCGTGGAGGCCTCCGGCCCGGACGGCGACCGGATGTGGTCCGGCGAGGCCGTCACCGTCCTCGTGGGCAACGTGCGTCGGTTCCCCGCGATGGGGCGCTCGCAGGCCAACTGCGAGGACGGCCTGCTCGACGTGACCATCGTCGAGCAGATGCCCTCCGGGAGCCTGCTGGAGGAGGCCGCCGTCCAGCGGCTGTTCGGCGACGAAACCGAGCACGTCACCCACCTCACCGCCTCGGAACTCGGCGTGACTGTCCAGCGCGACGACCCGGTGGGATTCAGCTTCGACGGCGAGATAAACGATTACAACGCGCTGTCGATGCGGACGCGCGAGAAGGCGATGACGCTGTGCGTCGGCGAGGACTACGAGCCGACGCCCTGACCCCGACCGGCGCGCGTCACGCTTCGAGTCGATAGCGGTACGGCGAGGACCGGATGACCGTCACGTCGTCCTCGGCGTACCGACCGAGTACCGTGGCGACTCGGTGGGCACTGTCGAACTGCTCGCCGTTAGCTTCGAGCAACTGAAGAATCTCGCGCGCCGTCAACGGCTCGTCGGGGTCCGCCTCGGCGAGTACGGTGCGGATACGGTCGTACTCCCGCGCGCGGTGGCGCATACTACTCTGTCGGATGTCGTTACACTTAACCGTCAGTCAGACGCGCGTCAGACACACATACGAAGATGCACATTTCAGGCCGCGGTGTCGTGCGGCCCGGTGAAATCGCGCTCGCGGCGGTACTGTTCGACGAACTCGCTCACGTCGAAGTTCAGCATGTCGTCTTCGAACTGCGCCATCGCGTCGTCGTTCTCGGCGTGGCTGACGGCGTGTTCCATCAACTCCACGAGGAGTTCGACCACGATCTCGTGGAGGCGCCGCGAGTCAAAGTCGGTGACCCACACCAGCGCGTAGCCGACGTCCTGGTCGTCCTCGACGTTCTCGCTCGTCACATCGCCGGGGAACTCCTCCATCACCACGCCCATGATGTGGGCGGTGCCGAACTCCCCGAGGTCGTCGTCGGTATCGATGGTCTCCTGCAGCACGGCGACGAGGAACTCCGGGACGAAGCGCGACGGCGGATGGATGTCCATCACGACCGCGTGGGACTCCCCGCACGCGCAGTCGTACTCACGCATCCCCATGTCGAGTTCGTGGACGTGCACCGACTCGCCGCAAGGGAGGTCAAGCTCCGCGCCGCGGCCGCCCGGAACGCCCGGTTCTGCCATGTCCGGGGCTTGGAGTCTCGCGCGTTTAAAGGCCGCGGATAGGAGGCGTTTCGCCTTCGGAGGTCTGCTTTCCTGCTACGCGAGATAGCAACAGCAGTGACCGTGACCACCTCGAAAGCTCATACGTACGCTGAGAATTGCAATCATCGCAATGACTGCAACCGCCTCGAAAGCCCCCGGCCGGTCGCGGTCGTTCTGTGGGATATTCACGCCTCACTTCGTTCGGCGAGAATAGTTGCCCACAGAAGCGACCAAGGGCCTGCGGCCCGCGACCGGCCGGCCCTTTCAGTCCCACCCACGAGGAAGGTGACACCGAGCGTCTATGGTAGAATGTGTGACCGAGCGTTTGCGGTAGAGGGTGTCGTCGCGCGCTTCCGCGGCGTCGGCCCGTGGCTACAGCAACCTCAGAAGCCAGTACGAGAGTTCGAAAGGACAGTCAGGGCCAGTCGTCGCGCTGGTCCTCTTCGGGCGTCTCGTCGTCCTCGTCGGTGTCGCTCGCGAGGTCCCATTCCGCCGCCTCCGCGGCGTCCTCGACGTGGAGGAACTCCCACTCGTGCTCCTCGGCGACCTCGCGGTCCTCGTCGGACGTGCCGACGAAGACGTGACGGTCGGTGTCGAACTGCTCGCGGACGCTCTCTAAGCTCTCGCCCTTGCCCTTCGGTCCGGAGAAGAAGTCCTGGCGGATGCGGTTCTTCCGGGTGAAGTTCGTCACGACGTAGGTCGGTTCGTCCGAGACGACGCCGACGTAGCGACTCCAGCGGCGGGCGTCGTCGAACACCTCGCCGGGTTTGGCGAGCGCTTTCAGCGCCGTGAGTTCGAAGGCGAGGGTCATCTCGCCGCTTCCGTTCATACCCTCGAATCGGCGCGTCGAAGCCAAAATGGCTTCGGTCCGGAGTCGACTCGGCCGCCTCCCACGACCGACTTCGACTCCGACCGCCCGAACTCACGCGAGTTCGACCCGGAGATACTCGGAGAACACGACGACCGGTTCGTTCGCGAACGCCGCGGCGACGCTCGGCGGGACGACGACGCTCGCCCGTCGCCCGCACTCGGCCAGCAGTCGCTGTGCCGACTCGGGCAGTTCGTCGTAGTGGCACACCGGGACGCCCGGCGGAACGGTCTCTATCGGTCGGACGCTCAGCGTCCGGCACTCCCCATCTGCTCCAGAGGTCGTGTTCGAAGCCATCGTGCTACACGGTATCAAATACCTTGGCATATATTAAGCGTTCCGGCGTCGAGCAACTAAGCCGACAGGTCGACGGACGAACCATCCGCTCGAACGTCGAAGGGAAGAACCGGGAAAATCGACCGACTGCGGCGGGGAGTCACCGCATTCGGGGGACTCAGAAGCGGTACTCGTCGTCCTCGCCGCCGAACGACCGCTCGCTCGTCTCCATCATCTCGTCGGCGAACCCCATCTCGTCTTCGGGTTCGCTCTGCATTGTCGTCTGGTGCTCTTTGATGCCGAGCGAGAGCATCTCCTCGACCGCCTCTTGGCGGTCGACGAACTCCTCCTGGGAAACCAACTGATCGATCTGCATGTCCACGTCGTCCGACAGCGAGATTTCGACCTGAGGCATGATGCGTCGATAGGAACTCCAACTACAACAACGTTTGCTTGTCACGTAACCAGGGTTTAAGTGCCGTCCGTCGGCGGCCAGACCTATCCGTCCGCGGGTCGTGGACCGCCACATGGCGAGCGTCGACGCCCACCTGCGAGAGATAACGGAACTCGTCGACGAGCGACTGAGCGACCGCACGGCCCCCGCGCCCGAGGACCACGACTACCGAGTCGCCCTCGAATCGATGCGGGACCTCGGCGGCGAGGCCGCCGCCGACCGACTGGCCGAGGAACTGAAACGGTCGATTCGGAAGTCCGAAACCTTGCCCCAAGAACAAAGCGTCCGCTCGCTGGGACGCGACGTCCTCGACGAACGCGGCGAGGAGATACCGGACGACTCGTGGTTCGCGCGATAGCCGGACCGGAAGAGCGAGACGAAACGAGCGAGACGAAACGAGCGAGACGAAAAGGGGAGACGAAGAGGGAAGACGTCGACGGGAGCGGCCGACTACTGCTCCTGGGGCGTCGCGAGTTCTTCGGGGTCGAAGTCCTTCTCCAGCAGGACCTCCTTCTGGTCGGCGCACTCGACCTCGTTACGGATGAGGTCCTTGTACCGACCCTGCGGGGCGATGTCGCCGATGAGGACGCCGCCGACGAGTTTGCCGTCCTTGAACGCGAGGCGGCGCCACTCGGTGTCGCTGTACTTGCGCTCGCACTCGTCGTCGCCCAGCGTCGGGAAGCCGAAGCTGAGGAACGGGAAGTCGAAGTGGGTGATAGAGTAGGAGGACACCCAGCGGAACTCCTCGACCCCGTCGTCGGCAACCATGTTCCTCGCGGCGATCTGGCCCTGCTCCTTGGCCGAACCCCACGAACCGTTCTGGGCGTACTCGTCGAGGATGACGTCGTAATATCGGGTGATGTCGCCCGCGGCGTAGATATCCTCGGCGCTGGTCTGCATGTACTCGTCGACGACGATGCCGCTGTCCTCCTCGACGCCCGCGCCCTGGAGGAACTCGGTGTTGAAGTTCAGGCCGATGGCGACGCCGACGAAGTCGCTGTCGTACTCGTTGCCGTCGGCGTCGACCGTCGAGACGACCGTCCCATCGTCGTCGGTCTGGAAGCCGTCGACGCCGGACTCGAAGACGCACTCGACGCCCTTCTCTTCGAGGGCGTCGTGGATGATCTCCGCGCCGTCGAGGCTCAGGCCGTAGCGCCACCAGCGGTTGCCCCGCATGATGTACTTGGCGTCGACTTCCTGGGCGGCGCAGACCGCCGCGAGGTCGATGCCGAGCAGGCCCGCGCCGACGACGACGCCGGTGTCGGCCTCGCTGGCGTGTTCCTCGATGCGGCGGGCGTCCTGGAACGTCCAGAAGTGGTGGACGCCCTCGGCGTCGCTGTTGTCCACGGGGAGTTGCGTGGGGGTACCGCCGGTCGCCACGAGCAACTTGTCGTACTCGAAGGTGCCGCTGTCGTGGGTGTGGACCTCGTGGGCGTCGGGGTCGACGCTCTCGACGAACGTGTTCAGCGAGAGGTCGATGTCGCGCTCTTCGTACCAGTCTTCCTCGTGGATGGAGATGGGCGCTTCGGGCAGTTTTCCTTTGGCGAACTCCTTGATGAGGATGCGGTTGTAGAGGGCCTCGCCCTCGTCGGTGATGACGGTTACGTCGGCGTCGGG comes from the Halorussus vallis genome and includes:
- the carA gene encoding glutamine-hydrolyzing carbamoyl-phosphate synthase small subunit, whose product is MPGAYVALEGGSVVEARCRAPGTARGELVFTTAYTGYEESLTDPSYEEQILTFSYPLIGNYGVRAERFESERVHPRAVVARELTDDVAEWLESEGVPAVDHLDTRDLVGQVREGGAMKCGIAAGPDATPEDAKAALADCPGMSDHTDIGAQVSVSEPKTYNPEGETDVALIDCGAKDSIVASLVERDAAVHVLPYDADVADVAALDPDVLFVSNGPGDPANFEAAETLVSEFVGEVPLAGICLGQQIVARALGGTTEKMAFGHRGVNQPVRDLRSNKVVMTTQNHGYTVAEPGPELDVTQVNVNDDTAEGLESDDLDVITRQYHPEANPGPNDTLEFFDDVLAMAGRRTPVAAD
- a CDS encoding DUF7124 domain-containing protein yields the protein MNGSGEMTLAFELTALKALAKPGEVFDDARRWSRYVGVVSDEPTYVVTNFTRKNRIRQDFFSGPKGKGESLESVREQFDTDRHVFVGTSDEDREVAEEHEWEFLHVEDAAEAAEWDLASDTDEDDETPEEDQRDDWP
- a CDS encoding CehA/McbA family metallohydrolase — encoded protein: MYAVDLHSHTRFFHGHERAAEYFDLVGVRLLAGVARLRNLDAVALTNHDYYRSFDLGGPTGPFAGTIPGVEVSTTHGHVLVIGPDPPRRTEPGELSPEETVELAHDRGCAAVVAHPYRNSTVKNVDVDFDAIEVNGKHPRTEQWVRELAEDQDLPLVGGSDAHYPVEVGRAYTAIDADELTPESVAAAIRDGRVEPRVHRGAFNRLLRRFYRQIHEDKGYLQRPEWLDSPGAGEPPEPGQVDG
- a CDS encoding DUF7120 family protein; amino-acid sequence: MPQVEISLSDDVDMQIDQLVSQEEFVDRQEAVEEMLSLGIKEHQTTMQSEPEDEMGFADEMMETSERSFGGEDDEYRF
- a CDS encoding diacylglycerol/lipid kinase family protein, with translation MTVDGVGSTGDLASTDDVHYDRVVVLNPVSGNGGHRDRVRNLADEFGYTVLETRSPGEAVEFGRLLGQAGIDLVAAAGGDGTLNEVARGLDAADALGEATFGVVPTGTGNNLAGNVGVRDIEHAFEVLESGERRRIDVGTGDSRLFLNSCVAGLTADASASTTPEMKERLGVLAYVVCGLRAVTEFDALPLCVEASGPDGDRMWSGEAVTVLVGNVRRFPAMGRSQANCEDGLLDVTIVEQMPSGSLLEEAAVQRLFGDETEHVTHLTASELGVTVQRDDPVGFSFDGEINDYNALSMRTREKAMTLCVGEDYEPTP
- a CDS encoding Vms1/Ankzf1 family peptidyl-tRNA hydrolase, giving the protein MLDELLGRSELKDRIAELEEERRHLERQLDAEEDRRAEAATARQEAEERVNRLEDRIAELEDRVERSERDEADLDFRGVETVRGDRLDSVLDRLDSVEAGREGALTAMVDDGADLPEAVESAFGDHAHLVARAAPCLAVTDDAGLVAAALTPPVAPDPFAEWGEGFDLDRSWFRPVGEFALALVRSDLFALGVYEGDERVDFRGFESDVKGDHSKGGFSQGRFERRRDAQIDEHLEKCEDAIAAVDADRVYVVGEKTLLREFSDAADATAPVDATGKPREALADASRQFWTTRLYQI
- a CDS encoding GTPBP1 family GTP-binding protein, whose translation is MCPDRAVLQRALDRGEREGGSVEFKERLAKDVHLVEGRMESLAAQLRHRVLSGDGEATYVVGVTDDGGIAGISHDAFSESMDVLSLLAEEAGAHIEDVQTWGIDADGNASRSGDAKGLVGVATIREGAMLDTDSDHIVVGTAGHVDHGKSTLVGSLVTGQPDDGEGGTRGYLDVQPHEVERGLSADLSYAVYGFDDDGPVRMDNPHRKTDRARVVEESERLVSFVDTVGHEPWLRTTIRGLVGQKLDYGLLTVAADDGPTKTTREHLGVLLATELPTIVAITKVDAVTDERALEVEREVERLLRDVGKTPLRVERHGVEAALEEIGENVVPVLTTSAVTMDGLDELDELFERLPKTTADSGPFRMYIDRTYSVTGVGAVASGTIMSGEVKAGDELLVGPMADGAFREVEVRSIEMHYHRVDQAKAGRIVGIALKGVREADIERGMVLLPADSDPEPVREFEAEVVVLNHPTRIGDGYEPVVHLETVSEAAEFHPQGGQLLPGDSGKTRVRFKFRSYLVEEGQKFVFREGQSKGVGTVTDVNP
- a CDS encoding DUF5815 family protein, coding for MAEPGVPGGRGAELDLPCGESVHVHELDMGMREYDCACGESHAVVMDIHPPSRFVPEFLVAVLQETIDTDDDLGEFGTAHIMGVVMEEFPGDVTSENVEDDQDVGYALVWVTDFDSRRLHEIVVELLVELMEHAVSHAENDDAMAQFEDDMLNFDVSEFVEQYRRERDFTGPHDTAA
- a CDS encoding HAD family hydrolase gives rise to the protein MPAPTDASTDATSDARSSIDVHAATDADRSVDAVLFDLDGTLVEYERPAGELLARSFEAAGVDPFFEFQAYLDRFDDHMGPGVSITEGRANCFAAIAEECGRDPEDARAVAAAYREERDHSRVRTLPGAADVVESLAADHALGVITNGPPDAQTAKLEASGLADRFETAVFAGYDTAAKPDPEPFEVALDALGSRPERAVFVGNSLSADVAGAHAAGLRSVWYPAEADVEPDPEPHFAFESLAALADRPWLAASE
- a CDS encoding metallophosphoesterase family protein, which produces MTTEGSGVYHRPDAVSQGDASETDAFARPVMLARFARPRTETPTTLAVFSDPHLSTGKEGTWKVFHRTEARLRAAVADANDRDVDGVVIAGDLTEDGRPADFDGVADVLADLRAPFAAVPGNHDVPKRFKDHDTPPVAEFAERFAPGEFPFRATFGGVDVLGLNSASAPDGELAATHDGAVSDDQLAWLESTLPETDAALVVSHHNPPGLDACVGEEGYAPHPPVGDATAFVDALADHDALHLSGHVHLPAAITGDVRGLVCPALSSFPQAYVLLEVGPEGTTVRMVPVADDEGVGEARDLAQRHSDRSADICGMVEAQLSDLPLVDER
- a CDS encoding Lrp/AsnC family transcriptional regulator translates to MDELDRRILSILRRDARKPYTEIAETVGTSEGTVRNRVERMTGDGVIERFTVATRTGNVKAMIELDVAVDVNTSDLGEQVAEWEPVDFVWQVSGEEDIVLVVDAADTQSVNELITRARELPEVVNTKTRLILDEKLG